A single window of Dehalogenimonas sp. THU2 DNA harbors:
- a CDS encoding NADH-quinone oxidoreductase subunit H: MMLNYLLYLLLNTLFIVAISPLLLGVIKKVKALCQGRKGPPIFQQYYNLFKLLKKEIIYSQNASFIMRLSPYLNIGFLLAASVMVPVVFLPEATGSGNIILFLYLMVSAKFFMALAGLDAGSAFGGMGASREMSLSAIIEPVTITSVAALAFVLKTTDIPAMFAVTLAGSLAQYPTLILIAFSLFIIIIVETARVPVDNPETHLELTMIHEAMILEQTGPKLALMELSYGVKQTVLMALLINIVFPWGLATEATPFGVLLSMASFAVKALALAAVIGVFESSMAKIRLFRLPSFFMLALFFSFVTIVFELLA, translated from the coding sequence GTGATGCTTAACTACCTGCTCTATCTCCTGCTCAATACGCTCTTTATTGTCGCTATCTCGCCACTGCTCTTGGGCGTGATCAAGAAAGTGAAGGCGCTCTGCCAGGGCCGAAAAGGACCTCCGATATTTCAGCAGTATTACAACCTGTTCAAACTGCTGAAAAAAGAGATTATCTACTCCCAGAACGCCTCTTTCATCATGCGCCTCTCACCCTATCTCAATATCGGCTTCCTACTGGCGGCCTCGGTCATGGTGCCGGTGGTTTTCCTGCCGGAGGCCACCGGCTCAGGCAATATCATCCTGTTTTTATACCTCATGGTATCGGCCAAATTCTTTATGGCACTGGCAGGGCTCGACGCCGGTTCCGCCTTCGGCGGCATGGGTGCGTCCCGGGAGATGAGCCTTTCGGCCATCATCGAGCCGGTGACCATCACCTCGGTGGCCGCCCTCGCCTTCGTCCTGAAGACGACCGACATACCGGCAATGTTCGCCGTTACCCTTGCCGGTTCGCTGGCGCAGTACCCGACACTTATCCTCATCGCTTTCTCGCTCTTCATCATCATCATCGTGGAAACGGCGCGCGTACCGGTGGACAACCCGGAGACCCACCTGGAACTGACTATGATCCATGAGGCGATGATACTGGAGCAGACCGGACCGAAGCTGGCGCTTATGGAATTATCTTACGGCGTGAAACAAACGGTGCTGATGGCGCTGTTGATCAATATCGTCTTTCCCTGGGGCCTGGCCACCGAGGCAACCCCGTTTGGCGTCTTGTTATCGATGGCGAGCTTCGCTGTTAAGGCGCTGGCGCTGGCGGCGGTTATAGGTGTTTTCGAATCGTCGATGGCTAAAATCCGGTTGTTCCGCCTGCCCAGTTTCTTCATGCTGGCCTTGTTCTTCTCATTTGTGACTATCGTGTTCGAGTTGCTGGCATGA